The Flammeovirga yaeyamensis genome segment CGTCCATGAATAACAAAGAATTATTGGCATTTTTCATCGCATCATAGAAAGATCCTAAATCAGATTTAGAAATCTGAGCATTTCGCAAGCTCTCTCCTTCTACAACAATCTTACCTTCTGGATATAGTGTTTGATACTTCTTTGTTTTAGGATTAAATATCGATAAAGAAATAAAATCTTTTAGTAGATATTCTCCTGGCTCTTGAGGCTCTATATAATATTGGAAGGTTTTTGCTCCCACTACCTTTCCGTTCGCTCTGTTAATACTCTGAGAAACTGAAGGAGGGTAGAACAATAAAGAGTCAGTTTCGCTAAGATTCGGCTGACGGATAGCATTGATGTTTCCTTCTCCTTCCACTCTAAATTCTAGCGTTACACTTTCCCCTGTTTTTAATTGTTTATCGCTTAATTTCTCTCTTAAACGGTAGTTACCTACACTCGATAATTCTTTTTGAGGGTTATCAGGCAGATCTTTTATTCTGATTGTTTTCCCTTTTGATTTGAAAACCTCTCTATCTTCTTTTCTTTCTCTTCCGAAAAACGATTGTCTTTTAGAAACTTGATATTTAACCATTTCCAACTCAGTTGTAGGAATCACAATATCTTCTGTATTTAAAGGATAGAACATGGCTTCATATATTTTATACTGTCTATATGATTTACCATTGATAGTGATGATTTGAGGTCGAATAGATTCTATATTAAAGTTCTCTTCCCAACAGTTCTTAGGTTTCACTGCCTTTAATATGTTGGTAATTTGTTCGTCCATTTTATAAAACTCTAATTCCGCTTGATTCGAAATAGCGATATAAAACGAAATATCCATCTTAAAGCCTTCTCCTCTGTATACTGATGATTTATCTGTGCTTACGGCATAAAACGCATCCGCCTTCACATCAATAAATTGTTGGTTATCTTGATTTCTATCAAATGAATTTCCTCTTCCCCAGAAATCGGCAAAGGGATCGTACGTTTGTCTTTGTACAGGTTTTCCTACTTTAATAGATGCTCCAGGATGATTTTTAGACTTATCACCCACTTTCATTGTAAAGGCAGCTAATGTAAATGTTCCTTGCTTTGTTGGTTGATACAACTGAGTAACACTTTGCTGAGTAGAAACCTGACCATTAATGATGGTAGTTTGAGACGAAGAAGAGGGTCTTCCTTTTCTAAAGCCTGGAATATCCGGAAATTCAGAATAATTATTCATCCTTCCATTTTTTACTGTTAAAGTAATTTCAAAGCTTTCGTTAATACCTATATCTGTTTTACCAATATTCAGTTCTATTGTTTGAGCAAATACATTTCCCCCAACAAAAAACAACAAGGCGAATAAAGAAGCTTTTAATAAGCCAAAAGTATTGTCTATGATATATGTATATTTTTTCATTCCGTAAAGATCAGAATTCATAACTAGAAAAAATGTAAAAAAATTCTAAAAAATTGACTTCTCTCAAATAAAATGTA includes the following:
- a CDS encoding BatD family protein codes for the protein MKKYTYIIDNTFGLLKASLFALLFFVGGNVFAQTIELNIGKTDIGINESFEITLTVKNGRMNNYSEFPDIPGFRKGRPSSSSQTTIINGQVSTQQSVTQLYQPTKQGTFTLAAFTMKVGDKSKNHPGASIKVGKPVQRQTYDPFADFWGRGNSFDRNQDNQQFIDVKADAFYAVSTDKSSVYRGEGFKMDISFYIAISNQAELEFYKMDEQITNILKAVKPKNCWEENFNIESIRPQIITINGKSYRQYKIYEAMFYPLNTEDIVIPTTELEMVKYQVSKRQSFFGRERKEDREVFKSKGKTIRIKDLPDNPQKELSSVGNYRLREKLSDKQLKTGESVTLEFRVEGEGNINAIRQPNLSETDSLLFYPPSVSQSINRANGKVVGAKTFQYYIEPQEPGEYLLKDFISLSIFNPKTKKYQTLYPEGKIVVEGESLRNAQISKSDLGSFYDAMKNANNSLLFMDDTNWVKIILNIFVVITIGLTVFINVKKF